Proteins encoded in a region of the Fundulus heteroclitus isolate FHET01 chromosome 2, MU-UCD_Fhet_4.1, whole genome shotgun sequence genome:
- the rhcgb gene encoding ammonium transporter Rh type C-like 2 isoform X1, translating into MGGVQSFREMCDRTKNTNVRLSLPAVCVVWQTAMIILFGVFIRYDEESDAHWVEHKAHENITSDIENDFYFRYPSFQDVHVMIFVGFGFLMTFLKRYSFGGVGFNFLIAAFGLQWALLMQGWFHSLDYTDGKIKIGVESLINADFCVAGCLIAYGALLGKVSPVQLMVLTLFGITLFAVEEFIILNLIHARDAGGSMVIHTFGGYYGLSISWMLYRPNLDQSSRLHGSVYHSDVFAMIGTLFLWMFWPSFNSAITDHGDGQHRAAINTYLALASTVLTTVAVSSLFQKHGKLDMVHIQNSTLAGGVAVGTAAEFMLMPYGSLIVGFCCGILSTLGYIYITPFMEKYMKIQDTCGIHNLHAMPGVIGGIVGAITAAAATESVYGKEGLINTFDFEGAFKDMVPTRQGGHQAGGLCVAICFGIGGGLIVGAILRLPIWGDPADDNCFDDEPYWELPEDEENIPPILQYNNHMRNKDIADTNFTVEQDSRSRP; encoded by the exons ATGGGTGGTGTACAGAGCTTCAGGGAGATGTGCGACCGCACCAAGAACACCAACGTTCGCCTGAGTCTGCCGGCGGTGTGCGTGGTGTGGCAGACGGCCATGATCATCTTGTTTGGGGTTTTTATTCGATATGACGAAGAATCGGACGCACACTGGGTTGAGCACAAAGcacatgaaaatataacaagtgACATAGAGAACGACTTTTACTTCAGATATCCAA gttTCCAAGACGTCCATGTGATGATCTTTGTCGGATTCGGTTTCCTAATGACGTTTCTGAAGCGGTACAGCTTCGGAGGAGTGGGCTTCAACTTCCTGATTGCCGCCTTCGGCCTCCAGTGGGCGCTGTTGATGCAGGGCTGGTTCCACTCCCTGGACTACACCGACGGGAAGATCAAAATTGGAGTTGAAAG CCTGATCAATGCAGATTTCTGTGTGGCTGGCTGCCTGATCGCTTATGGAGCGTTGCTGGGGAAGGTCAGCCCAGTCCAGTTGATGGTTTTGACTTTGTTCGGAATAACACTTTTTGCTGTTGAGGAATTTATCATCTTGAATCTCATACAT GCTAGGGATGCTGGGGGCTCCATGGTGATCCACACTTTTGGAGGTTACTATGGACTCTCCATATCATGGATGCTCTATCGGCCCAACCTGGACCAGAGCTCACGCTTGCACGGCTCTGTCTACCATTCGGATGTCTTTGCTATGATCG GTACCCTCTTCTTGTGGATGTTCTGGCCAAGCTTTAACTCGGCGATCACAGATCACGGCGATGGGCAGCACAGAGCGGCCATCAACACCTACCTGGCTTTGGCCTCAACGGTGCTCACCACCGTGGCTGTTTCAAGCCTCTTCCAAAAGCACGGAAAACTAGACATG GTTCACATCCAGAACTCAACGCTCGCTGGTGGCGTGGCGGTAGGAACAGCGGCAGAGTTCATGCTGATGCCCTACGGGTCTCTCATCGTCGGCTTCTGCTGCGGCATCCTCTCCACGCTCGGCTACATCTACATCACC CCTTTCATGGAGAAGTACATGAAAATCCAAGACACGTGTGGAATCCACAATCTCCACGCCATGCCGGGAGTTATAGGCGGTATAGTTGGAGCCATCACAGCCGCAGCCGCAACCGAGTCGGTTTATGGAAAAGAGGG gttgATCAACACTTTTGACTTCGAGGGAGCTTTTAAGGACATGGTGCCCACAAGGCAGGGGGGTCACCAGGCGGGAGGCCTCTGTGTGGCAATCTGCTTCGGTATAGGAGGAGGCCTGATTGTTG GGGCTATCTTGAGATTACCGATCTGGGGAGATCCTGCAGATGACAACTGTTTTGATGACGAACCCTACTGGGAG TTGCCAGAGGACGAGGAGAACATCCCACCAATCCTGCAGTACAACAACCACATGAGGAACAAAGACAT tgccgACACAAATTTCACCGTGGAGCAAGACTCCAGGTCCCGACCATGA